The genomic segment TGAACGGCCATCGATGCTTTCGCCGCCGCGATCACCGCTTGCGGCTGCGTCTTCGCTTTCTCGCGCCACTCCGCGAGCTGCCATCCTTGCGGCAAATAACCGTTGAGCGGGTCGTGCGCGCTCGTCTGGTCGGTCACCACGTCGGGCGTGACGCCCCGCGCAACGAGTTCCGAGCACACATCCGCCGCGTTGCCGAGCAACCCCACCGATACCGGCTTGCCTTCGCGGACGATCGCGAGGGCTTCGTCCAGGCTCGACGCCTTGCGGTCGAGGTAGCGCGTCCGCAGGCGGAAATCGATGCGGCTCTCGTCGCACTCCACCGCGAGCAGGCTGAAGCCGGCCATTGTCGCGGCCAGTGGTTGCGCACCACCCATGCCCCCGAGCCCGCCGGTCAGTATCCAGCGCCCCGCAGCGCGGCCATCAAAGTGCTTCTTCGCAATAGCCGCGAACGTCTCGAATGTGCCCTGTACGATGCCCTGCGTGCCGATGTAGATCCAGCTCCCGGCGGTCATCTGGCCGTACATCATGAGGCCGGCACGATCGAGTTCGTGGAAGTGTTCCCACGTGGCCCAGTGCGGTACGAGGTTCGAGTTCGCGATGAGTACCCGCGGCGCGTCCGGGTGCGTCGGGAACACGCCGACCGGCTTGCCGGACTGCACCAGCAGCGTCTCATCGACCTCCAACCGCTTCAGCACCTCAACGATCTTGTCGAAACACTCCCAATTCCGAGCGGCGCGGCCGATGCCGCCGTACACAACGAGGTCCGCCGGTCGCTCGGCCACCTCGGGGTCAAGGTTGTTCATGAGCATCCGGAGCGCGGCCTCCGTCTGCCAGCTCTTGCAAGAACACGCCGGCCCCCGCGGCGCGCGAATCGTGCGCGACGGATCCGAACGGGTGAAGGTCATGCCCAATCCCCTTTCCGGTCCCAACTCTTGGTGATCTGCCAGACGAGCCGCGCTGCGACTCGCGCGCCACGACTATCAATGTCGAAACGCGGATTCAGTTCCACGAGATCAATCGCAGCGACTTTCTCCGACATCAAGGTCCGATCGAGAATGGCCTCTACTGTTTCGAGCGCGAGGCCGTGAGCAGCCGGCGCACTGACGGCGGGCATTGTCGCTGCGGGGAGGACATCGAGATCAACGCTCAAGTGAACCTGCTCGACTCGACGAATAAATTCGTCGATGTAATCGCGAGGTTCTTGACGTCCCCACGGCAGAAAATCGACATCGGGTATGTACTCACCGCCAAGCGTTCCGAGTCGATCGAAGAGGGTGGCTGTATTTGATGGCTCGGCAACTCCCAGACACAAATAACGAAAGGGCCGAGAGGCACCTCCGAACCACTTCGCAATCTGATTGAACGGCGTGCCAGAATTTCCTGGCTCATCCGCACGCAGATCGAGATGTGCGTCGATATTGATGACGCCGACACTCGCATCGGGGCGGGCCGTAACGATTCCCTGAAACGTGCCCCACGCCATTTCGTGACCGCCGCCGAGTACGAGTGGTCGGTGCCCCGCACGAATCGCTCTCTCAACCACATCCGCCAGGCGCATTTGCGTGCCCTCCATGTCGCCGTCATCGCAGCGCACGTCGCCCGTGTCGTACACGGGGCGCTCCTGGTGCCACGCGAGGTTCGCGAGCGCCGCGCGAATCGCACGCGGGCCGTCCTTCGCTCCGACACGACCGCCGTTGCGGCGCACGCCTTCGTCACACGCGAAGCCGATCAGCGCGACACCCGGCGGCGAGTCCGCGGCGAGCGGCTTCACCATCTGGTGCCACCGCAGCGCGTTCGGACCGTCCGCGGTGTCAATGCGTCCCGTCCACACGCTCATGTCGGGATCAGGCATGGCTCGATTTTCCCCGAACGACGCGCGACACGAGCGGCGTGACACCCAACTGACACACGATCTCGGCCGGGTGCTGAACGTCCCAGACGAGAAAGTCCGCCCGCTTGCCCGCTTCGAGCGTACCCAGATGACCGCCACGTCCGAGCGCCTTCGCGGCTTCGCGCGTGACCCCGGCCAGCGCTTCCGCGGGCGAAAAGCCGTACAGCACGCACGCCATGTTCATTGCGAGACGCAACGACGCGAACGGAGACGTACCGGGGTTCAGATCGCTAGCAATCGCCATCGCCACGCCGGCGGCGCGGAGTTGCTCCACCGGCGGTTTCTGCTTCTCGCGGAGGAAATAGAACGCACCGGGTAACAGGACCGCAACCGTGCCGGCTTTCGCCATCGCGGCCACGCCGGCGTCGTCGAGGAATTCGAGGTGATCGGCCGACCAGCCGCCGTACCGGGCAACCAGTTCGGCGCCGTGGGAGTTCGTCAGTTGCTCGACGTGGCCCTTCACCGCGAGGCCATGCGCTTTCGCCGCACTAAAGATGCGGTCGCACTGAGCCGGGGTGAAGGCGATCGATTCACAGAATACGTCCACCGCGTCCGCCAGTTGTTCCTTCGCGACCGCGGGAATCATCTCGTTCACGATGAGCGAAACGTAATCGTCGGCGCGGCCGGCGAACTCCGGCGGGACCGCATGTGCGGCAAGGAGCGTGGCAGACACCTCCACAGCCGCGACGTCCCGCAGTTTCTTCGCGACGCGAAGCATCTTCAATTCGTCAGCGAGTGTCAGCCCATAGCCGGATTTGATCTCGACGCACGTCACGCCTTCCGCGACGAGCGCGTTGAGGCGCGGAAGCGCCGCGTGGAGCAACTCGTCTTCGCTCCGCGTTCGTGTGGCGCGCACGGTGGAAAGGATACCGCCGCCGGCTTTCGCGATTTCGGTGTACGGCACGCCGCGGAGCCGCATCTCCCACTCGGCGGCCCGCGACCCGCCCCAGACGAGGTGCGTGTGACAGTCGATGAAGCCCGGTGTGACGAGTTTGCCGCCGCAATCCGTGATTCCGCCGCGGTAGCCGCACATTTCGGCCGAATCGGCCGGGAATACGGCCGCGATCGTCTCGCCGCGAACCGCCAGAACGTGCCCTTCTAACAAACCGCACGCCCCGGGCACCCGCGGGTCGAAGGTAGCGAGTCGGGCGTTGATCCAGACGTGATCGAACGAGTTGCGTTCCATGCCGTCATTGCACCAGCGGGACGCGCAGGGTGCAACGGGAAAGACAAGTCGGTGCTCAGACCCTGAGAGGCGCGACGCGGGTCTCTCCAAACGGATCTGGCCCCGTCGCCGTCACTGTCGGAGACAAGTGACCCACCCGACCTTACTTGAGCAGCTCTTGAACCCGGCCCTTCAGCCGCTCTAATCCGGATTCGAACAGGTCCTTGCCGTCAGGGAAGTTGTCGTCGGGAAGGCCGTCGTACATGCCGCGAATGACGCCCTTGCGGTCCACCAGGATCAGCTTCGTACTGTGACCGAACTCATCGCCGGGCTTCACGTCCGGGCCGAGTTTCCGTTCGGCGGCCTGCTTGAACTGTTCCTGAAGCAACTTGTGGATCGTCTTTTCCTCGCCCGTGAGGAACAGCCAGTTGTTCGGATCGGCCTGGCGGTTGTTCGCGTAGTCCTTGAGCGCGGCGAGATCGTCACGCGCCGGGTCCACGGTGAACGTCACCAGCTTGACCCGCCCGGTCTTCAGGTCGTCGGCGAGGTCACGCTGGAGGCGGGCCATCGTGTTGGTGACCGCCGGGCACGGGCCGCTGCACCGCGTGAAAATGAACGACCCGACCCACACCTGCCCGCGCAGATCCTTGTCGGTGATCGTTTTCCCGCTCCGCTCGGTCAGCGTGAACTCGCCCACGGGGTAGTCGAGATCCAGTTGAGCGGGCGACGGGTGCGTCGGCGTGCGCGAACCGGCGCCCCCGCACCCGACGGCAACCAGCGCGAGGAGCGGTAACAAGCGGCGAACCATGCGGCACCGGAGGAGGAGCGATTACTTCAACAGAAGGGCGTCGAACATCAGTACGGCGAACACGGACGGCAAGTAGAACAGCGACGCGTGCAGCACGCGACGGGCCTTGCGGTCGGTGCGGTCGCGGGCGAACTCGACGGTGCGGCGCAGGAAGTACACGCCGAACACCGTGGACCCGGCGGCGAACACCC from the Frigoriglobus tundricola genome contains:
- the hutU gene encoding urocanate hydratase, encoding MTFTRSDPSRTIRAPRGPACSCKSWQTEAALRMLMNNLDPEVAERPADLVVYGGIGRAARNWECFDKIVEVLKRLEVDETLLVQSGKPVGVFPTHPDAPRVLIANSNLVPHWATWEHFHELDRAGLMMYGQMTAGSWIYIGTQGIVQGTFETFAAIAKKHFDGRAAGRWILTGGLGGMGGAQPLAATMAGFSLLAVECDESRIDFRLRTRYLDRKASSLDEALAIVREGKPVSVGLLGNAADVCSELVARGVTPDVVTDQTSAHDPLNGYLPQGWQLAEWREKAKTQPQAVIAAAKASMAVHVRAMLELQARGAVALDYGNNIRQAAKESGVANAFDIPGFVPAYIRPLFCEGIGPFRWVALSGDAEDIARTDAKVKELVPDPHLHRWLDMAKERIAFQGLPARICWLGLRDRARVGLAFNAMVAAGELKAPIVIGRDHLDSGSVASPNRETEGMRDGSDAVSDWPLLNALLNTAGGATWVSLHHGGGVGMGFSQHAGVVIVCDGTPGAAKRLARVLRNDPGTGVMRHADAGYDLAVRCANENGLDLPMV
- the hutG gene encoding formimidoylglutamase, yielding MPDPDMSVWTGRIDTADGPNALRWHQMVKPLAADSPPGVALIGFACDEGVRRNGGRVGAKDGPRAIRAALANLAWHQERPVYDTGDVRCDDGDMEGTQMRLADVVERAIRAGHRPLVLGGGHEMAWGTFQGIVTARPDASVGVINIDAHLDLRADEPGNSGTPFNQIAKWFGGASRPFRYLCLGVAEPSNTATLFDRLGTLGGEYIPDVDFLPWGRQEPRDYIDEFIRRVEQVHLSVDLDVLPAATMPAVSAPAAHGLALETVEAILDRTLMSEKVAAIDLVELNPRFDIDSRGARVAARLVWQITKSWDRKGDWA
- the hutI gene encoding imidazolonepropionase, whose amino-acid sequence is MERNSFDHVWINARLATFDPRVPGACGLLEGHVLAVRGETIAAVFPADSAEMCGYRGGITDCGGKLVTPGFIDCHTHLVWGGSRAAEWEMRLRGVPYTEIAKAGGGILSTVRATRTRSEDELLHAALPRLNALVAEGVTCVEIKSGYGLTLADELKMLRVAKKLRDVAAVEVSATLLAAHAVPPEFAGRADDYVSLIVNEMIPAVAKEQLADAVDVFCESIAFTPAQCDRIFSAAKAHGLAVKGHVEQLTNSHGAELVARYGGWSADHLEFLDDAGVAAMAKAGTVAVLLPGAFYFLREKQKPPVEQLRAAGVAMAIASDLNPGTSPFASLRLAMNMACVLYGFSPAEALAGVTREAAKALGRGGHLGTLEAGKRADFLVWDVQHPAEIVCQLGVTPLVSRVVRGKSSHA
- a CDS encoding SCO family protein, which translates into the protein MVRRLLPLLALVAVGCGGAGSRTPTHPSPAQLDLDYPVGEFTLTERSGKTITDKDLRGQVWVGSFIFTRCSGPCPAVTNTMARLQRDLADDLKTGRVKLVTFTVDPARDDLAALKDYANNRQADPNNWLFLTGEEKTIHKLLQEQFKQAAERKLGPDVKPGDEFGHSTKLILVDRKGVIRGMYDGLPDDNFPDGKDLFESGLERLKGRVQELLK